A part of Capsicum annuum cultivar UCD-10X-F1 chromosome 6, UCD10Xv1.1, whole genome shotgun sequence genomic DNA contains:
- the LOC107873107 gene encoding rab GTPase-activating protein 22: MKALRRSQTSSSSNSPSPSPSSPSSTTATTTTASASSSSSWIHLRSVLFVVAHSSPAYCSSSDRGHLKSPWSRRKRKHALAPPRWRRSFTPDGKLRNGGVKFLKKVRSGGVDPSIRAEVWPFLLGVYELDSCKKERDNIRKKNRKEYERLRRKCCQLPRHNSEAFKMKVMDGIGSSGNSGNLMEGMDFPDYEDVVSALESHSSGDRSPFVDDSDNQGNLMLDEFSSSKRAMDSNDVSDSESSDSDSSADHDVSNTFFSIRSIYENIGEVHSKEDSSPSKTEVQNERCNAEDFATWQRIIRVDAVRANEEWIAYSTPQAGVVSDGLARCSAQAVGLKDYDHLEPSRIFHAARLVAILEAYALYDPEIGYCQGMSDLLSPIITVMTEDHEAFWCFVGFMRKARHNFRLDEVGIRRQLKIISKIIKHKDSHLYRHLEKLQAEDCFFVYRMVVVLFRRELTFEQTLCLWEVMWADQAAIRAGIGKSAWSRIRQRAPPTDDLLLYAIAASVLQRRKQITEKYSSMDEILRECNNMAGHLDVWKLLDDAHDLVVTLHDKI; encoded by the exons ATGAAAGCTCTAAGACGAAGTCAGACTTCATCGTCTTCAAATTCACCTTCACCATCTCCATCTTCACCATCTTCGACGACAGCGACGACGACAACAGCATCGGCGTCATCATCATCGTCGTGGATTCATTTGAGATCAGTTCTATTTGTTGTTGCTCACTCTTCACCAGCTTACTGTTCTTCCTCTGATCG TGGTCATCTCAAATCACCATGGTCTCGTAGAAAGAGAAAACATGCCCTTGCTCCTCCGCGGTGGAGAAGGTCTTTTACACCTGATGGAAAACTTCGTAATGGAGGAGTTAAATTTCTAAAGAAAGTTCGAAGTGGA GGAGTTGATCCTAGCATCAGGGCGGAGGTTTGGCCTTTTCTTCTCGGGGT CTATGAATTGGACAGTtgcaaaaaagaaagagataatataagaaaaaagaacAG AAAGGAATATGAGAGACTTCGGAGGAAATGCTGCCAACTACCGAGACACAACAGTGAAGCCTTTAAAATGAAAGTGATGGATGGAATTGGAAGCAGCGGAAACAGTGGAAATCTCATGGAAGGGATGGATTTCCCCGATTATGAAGATGTTGTCAGTGCCCTGGAATCCCACTCTAGTGGGGACAGAAGCCCATTTGTTGATGATTCAGACAATCAGGGGAATttaatgttggatgaattttctAGTTCCAAACGAGCCATGGACTCAAATGATGTCTCTGACTCTGAATCGTCTGATTCTGATTCCTCTGCAGATCATGATGTGAGTAATACTTTCTTCTCTATAAGAAGCATATATGAGAATATAGGCGAAGTGCATTCTAAGGAGGACTCTTCTCCTTCAAAGACAGAAGTCCAGAATGAGCGCTGCAATGCAGAAGATTTTGCTACATGGCAACGAATAATTCGGGTTGACGCAGTTCGTGCTAATGAAGAATGGATAGCATATTCCACACCGCAGGCTGGAGTAGTATCAGATGGCCTTGCACGCTGTTCTGCGCAGGCCGTTGGATTGAAGGACTATGATCACCTAGAGCCCTCAAGGATCTTCCATGCTGCTCGGTTAGTTGCCATCCTTGAAGCGTATGCGCTTTATGACCCTGAAATTGGCTATTGCCAGGGAATGAGTGATTTGCTTTCACCAATAATTACTGTGATGACAGAGGACCATGAAGCGTTTTGGTGCTTCGTTGGTTTCATGAGGAAGGCTCGACATAACTTCAGGCTTGATGAGGTTGGAATTAGGAGGCAACTAAAAATTATTTCTAAGATTATCAAACATAAAGATTCACATCTGTATAGGCACTTAGAGAAACTCCAAGCAGAGGATTGTTTTTTTGTGTACAGGATGGTGGTAGTTCTCTTCAGGAGGGAATTAACTTTTGAGCAAACACTCTGCCTATGGGAGGTAATGTGGGCAGACCAGGCTGCTATTAGGGCTGGGATTGGGAAGTCTGCATGGAGTAGGATTAGGCAGCGTGCCCCACCAACAGATGATCTTTTGCTTTATGCAATTGCAGCATCTGTATTACAGAGGAGGAAACAAATCACTGAAAAGTATAGTAGCATGGATGAAATTTTAAGGGAGTGCAATAACATGGCTGGTCATCTTGATGTATGGAAGCTACTAGATGATGCCCATGATTTGGTGGTCACTCTCCATGACAAGATATAG